From Ascaphus truei isolate aAscTru1 chromosome 20, aAscTru1.hap1, whole genome shotgun sequence, one genomic window encodes:
- the LOC142471115 gene encoding olfactory receptor 5P55-like gives MPEQNYTTVTEFLLVGFQHIHRIKMLLFTLILLIYMVIITGNTLIIVLVSTCHHLQSPMYFFLSHLSSSELVFTTNIVPRMLQVIACEGATISIAGCIFQFYLVSASGTTECFLLAVMSYDRYLAICHPLHYPTVMDLKLRLHLVICSWMLGGFLSILMTTALISNLQLCDRKLIDHFFCDLTPILELSCSDTSTVQIVASVLSIPVILIPSVFIVATYVSIILAIGRISSSTGREKAFSTCSSHLAVVCIFYGTIMIVYMTPSRGYMLKANKVLSVLYTVVTPMLNPIIYSLKNQEIQTALWTCIDRILGKEQYFH, from the coding sequence ATGCCGGAGCAGAACTATACCACAGTCACAGAATTCCTGCTGGTTGGGTTTCAACATATTCACAGAATCAAGATGTTACTCTTCACCCTGATCCTCCTGATCTACATGGTGATAATAACCGGGAATACGCTCATCATTGTTTTGGTATCAACCTGCCATCACCTGCAGTCCCCCATGTACTTCTTCCTCAGCCACCTGTCTTCTTCTGAACTGGTATTCACCACTAATATTGTCCCCAGAATGCTCCAGGTCATCGCGTGTGAAGGAGCCACCATATCTATTGCAGGATGTATTTTCCAATTTTACCTTGTTAGCGCCTCGGGAACTACAGAGTGTTTCCTACTTGCTGTGATGTCTTACGATCGATACCTGGCCATTTGTCACCCGTTACATTACCCTACCGTCATGGACCTCAAGCTTCGACTTCACCTGGTTATCTGCTCATGGATGCTGGGAGGATTTTTATCAATATTGATGACAACTGCTCTGATAAGCAATTTGCAGTTGTGTGATCGAAAACTCATTGACCATTTCTTCTGTGATCTGACGCCCATTCTGGAGCTCTCCTGCTCTGACACCTCCACCGTGCAAATAGTCGCTTCTGTACTCTCGATCCCCGTCATTCTAATCCCATCTGTGTTCATCGTGGCAACGTACGTCTCTATCATCCTCGCCATCGGAAGGATCAGCTCCAGCACTGGGAGAGAGAAAGCCTTTTCCACGTGCAGCTCACACTTGGCGGTTGTCTGCATATTTTACGGGACAATAATGATTGTGTACATGACTCCATCTAGGGGGTATATGTTGAAAGCCAACAAAGTCCTATCGGTTCTCTACACGGTGGTGACTCCGATGTTAAACCCCATCATATACAGTTTAAAGAATCAGGAGATACAGACCGCACTGTGGACATGTATTGACAGAATTCTAGGAAAAGAACAATATTTCCATTAA
- the LOC142471114 gene encoding olfactory receptor 11L1-like codes for MFGKNDTAITEVLLLGFSGLHSFKMLLFFLLLVIYIGTVAGNVLIIVLVSTSHQLHSPMYLFLSHLSLSDVLLTTTIVPNMLLVILEEGSIMSFGSCITQLFIFGASSNPQCCLLTVMSYDRYLAICDPLRYTSIMNLRLCITLVICSWLVGFIIMILLCTLISRSGFCRSNVIDHFFCDLAPLAELSCSDTSTVQLVAFLIAAPETLLQIMFIITTYVYISLAILRIPSTTMRQKAFSTCSSHLAVVGTYFGTLIAIYVVPSRGHTFNLNKVLSLLYTVMTPLSNPIIYSLRNQEIRTALQKRFHKHLNPSVRSL; via the coding sequence ATGTTTGGGAAGAATGACACAGCCATCACAGAGGTCCTGCTCCTTGGGTTCTCTGGTCTTCACAGCTTCAAGATGTTACTCTTCTTTCTTCTCCTTGTGATTTATATTGGGACAGTAGCTGGAAATGTCCTGATCATCGTGTTGGTGTCAACCAGTCACCAACTCCACTCTCCCATGTACTTATTCCTCAGTCATCTGTCCTTATCTGATGTCCTACTCACAACCACTATTGTCCCCAACATGTTACTTGTGATATTGGAAGAGGGAAGCATCATGTCTTTCGGCAGCTGTATCACCCAGCTTTTTATCTTTGGGGCCTCATCAAATCCACAGTGTTGTCTTCTAACGGTGATGTCCTACGACCGGTATCTGGCCATTTGCGACCCATTGCGTTACACCTCCATTATGAACCTCAGACTTTGCATAACTCTTGTCATCTGTTCTTGGCTGGTAGGCTTCATAATTATGATATTGTTATGTACTCTGATAAGTAGGTCTGGGTTCTGCAGATCCAATGTCATTGACCATTTCTTCTGTGACTTGGCGCCTCTTGCCGAACTGTCTTGCTCTGATACTTCCACCGTGCAATTGGTGGCATTTTTAATAGCCGCTCCAGAAACTCTTCTTCAAATTATGTTCATCATTACGACTTACGTGTACATCTCCCTCGCCATCCTCAGGATCCCCTCCACCACTATGAGacagaaagccttctccacctgcagCTCCCACCTGGCTGTTGTGGGCACATATTTTGGGACACTGATTGCCATTTACGTCGTTCCATCCCGAGGGCACACATTTAACTTAAACAAGGTCCTATCCCTGCTCTACACCGTGATGACTCCACTGTCCAACCCAATTATATACAGCCTGAGGAACCAGGAGATAAGAACAGCTCTGCAGAAGAGGTTCCATAAACACCTCAATCCATCTGTTAGATCTTTGTGA